The proteins below come from a single Gemmatimonadota bacterium genomic window:
- a CDS encoding ABC transporter ATP-binding protein translates to MVQFDHVTLAFGGVTALSDVSFHVLPRELFAIIGPNGAGKTSIFNCLSGVYRPTKGEIRFQGERIDRRSPVTIARRGIARTFQNLALFHDLTVLDNVMLGRHHLMRTDYLSAALWLGRAKHEEMTHRARCEDILEIMELESYRFSHVASLPYGVRKRVEVARALAMEPTLLLLDEPVAGMNQEESEDMARYTLEIRNELGIAIILVEHDMRLVMDLADRVLALDFGKVLSVGTPDAVRSDDAVIQAYLGATA, encoded by the coding sequence ATGGTGCAGTTCGACCACGTCACCCTCGCCTTCGGCGGCGTGACGGCGCTCAGCGACGTCTCCTTCCACGTGCTGCCGCGCGAGCTGTTCGCCATCATCGGGCCTAACGGGGCCGGCAAGACGTCGATCTTCAACTGCCTGAGCGGCGTCTATCGTCCCACCAAGGGGGAGATCCGCTTCCAGGGGGAACGCATCGACCGGCGCTCGCCCGTGACGATCGCCCGGCGCGGGATCGCGCGCACCTTCCAGAACCTGGCGCTCTTTCACGACCTCACGGTCCTCGACAACGTCATGCTCGGCCGGCATCACCTGATGCGGACCGACTACCTGTCGGCCGCCTTGTGGCTCGGGCGCGCCAAACACGAAGAGATGACGCACCGCGCGCGATGCGAGGACATCCTGGAGATCATGGAGCTCGAGTCGTACCGCTTCTCGCACGTCGCCTCGCTCCCCTACGGCGTGCGCAAGCGCGTCGAGGTGGCGCGCGCCCTCGCCATGGAGCCCACACTCCTGCTCCTCGATGAACCGGTCGCCGGGATGAACCAGGAGGAGAGCGAGGACATGGCGCGCTACACGCTCGAAATCCGCAACGAGCTCGGGATCGCGATCATCCTCGTCGAGCACGACATGCGCCTCGTGATGGACCTCGCCGACCGCGTGCTCGCCCTCGACTTCGGCAAGGTCCTGAGCGTCGGGACGCCGGACGCGGTGCGGAGCGACGACGCGGTGATCCAGGCCTACCTCGGAGCGACGGCATGA
- a CDS encoding AMP-binding protein, which translates to MTATAVAPDGVRTSGALPACSPATLLQRAAAHPDRIALRHKDLGIWREYSWRDYAQWVARQARAFHALGVARGDRVAILADNRPEWVVGDMALQAIGAVVVGVYSTSPSAEVEYVLAHSESVVCVVEDEEQLDKIVQVRDQLPALRHVVVMEPRGVRALGSDPRLLSIADFEQLGAGATVDELREWVAQVDPNAVAILVYTSGTTGPPKGAMLRHSNLEASGEAFTSVLGWQEGEEILSYLPLCHILERLLSTILPLRCGVTVNFGGGGESLAQDLRDVQPHRFIGVPRVWEKILASIDIKMRDASWLKRKNYDIWLAHGRRIARKVLSRTPLTPLDRLTYALGWLLLYRPLRHHFGLSRVKLAGSGAAPIAPTVLEFFWAIGVKICEGYGMTENTAIATFTAPDDVRIGKVGRSYAGSEIRIADDGEILTRGPGTFAGYFKNEAATREAIDAEGWLHTGDVGTLDADGFLTITDRKKDILITAGGKNVSPSWIENALKVSPWVREAIVIGDKRKYLVALIGIELDTVGDWATRHRIAFTTYADLSARPEVVKLIDAWVQEVNGTLAQVEQVKRFALLPKELDHEEGELTATQKVKRRAIAAQFSDLIEGMYR; encoded by the coding sequence ATGACGGCGACGGCCGTTGCACCGGACGGCGTGCGGACGAGCGGCGCGCTCCCCGCGTGCTCGCCGGCGACGCTCCTCCAGCGCGCCGCGGCCCACCCCGACCGCATCGCGCTGCGCCACAAGGACCTGGGGATCTGGCGCGAGTACAGCTGGCGCGACTACGCCCAGTGGGTGGCGCGCCAGGCGCGGGCCTTCCATGCGTTAGGTGTGGCGCGCGGCGACCGGGTCGCCATCCTCGCCGACAATCGCCCGGAGTGGGTGGTGGGCGACATGGCGCTGCAGGCGATCGGCGCGGTCGTCGTCGGCGTCTACTCCACCAGCCCGTCGGCCGAGGTGGAGTACGTGCTGGCGCATTCGGAGTCGGTGGTGTGCGTGGTGGAGGACGAGGAGCAGCTCGACAAGATCGTGCAGGTGCGCGACCAGCTCCCCGCACTGCGCCACGTGGTCGTCATGGAGCCGCGCGGCGTGCGCGCGTTAGGCAGCGACCCGCGCCTCCTCTCGATCGCCGACTTCGAGCAGCTCGGCGCCGGCGCGACGGTCGACGAGCTGCGCGAGTGGGTGGCGCAGGTCGACCCGAACGCCGTCGCGATCCTCGTGTACACCTCGGGGACGACAGGGCCGCCCAAGGGGGCGATGTTGCGCCACTCGAACCTCGAGGCCTCGGGCGAGGCCTTCACCTCGGTGCTCGGCTGGCAGGAAGGCGAGGAGATCCTCTCCTATCTCCCGCTCTGCCACATCCTCGAGCGCCTGCTCTCGACGATCCTCCCGCTCCGTTGCGGCGTCACGGTGAACTTCGGCGGCGGCGGCGAGTCGCTCGCGCAGGACCTGCGCGACGTGCAGCCGCATCGCTTCATCGGCGTCCCGCGCGTGTGGGAGAAGATCCTCGCGTCCATCGACATCAAGATGCGCGACGCGTCGTGGCTCAAGCGGAAGAACTACGACATCTGGCTCGCCCATGGCAGGCGCATCGCCCGCAAGGTCCTGTCGCGCACGCCGCTCACCCCGCTCGATCGCCTGACGTACGCCCTCGGGTGGCTCCTCCTCTATCGCCCGCTGCGCCATCATTTCGGCCTGTCGCGCGTGAAGCTCGCCGGGAGCGGCGCTGCGCCGATCGCGCCCACGGTCCTTGAGTTCTTCTGGGCGATCGGTGTGAAGATCTGCGAGGGATACGGCATGACGGAGAACACCGCCATCGCCACCTTCACGGCGCCTGACGACGTGCGCATCGGGAAGGTTGGTCGCTCGTATGCCGGCTCAGAGATCCGCATCGCCGACGACGGCGAGATCCTCACGCGAGGGCCCGGCACCTTTGCCGGCTACTTCAAGAACGAGGCGGCGACCCGCGAGGCGATCGACGCGGAGGGATGGCTGCACACCGGCGACGTCGGGACGCTCGATGCCGACGGTTTCCTCACGATCACCGACCGGAAGAAGGACATCCTCATCACCGCCGGCGGGAAGAACGTCTCGCCGTCGTGGATCGAGAACGCGCTCAAGGTCTCGCCGTGGGTGCGCGAGGCGATCGTCATCGGCGACAAGCGGAAGTACCTCGTCGCCCTCATCGGGATCGAGCTTGACACCGTCGGCGATTGGGCGACGCGCCATCGCATCGCCTTCACGACCTACGCCGACCTCTCGGCCCGCCCCGAGGTGGTCAAGCTCATCGACGCCTGGGTGCAGGAGGTGAACGGGACGCTCGCGCAGGTCGAGCAGGTCAAGCGCTTCGCCCTCCTCCCCAAGGAGCTCGATCACGAGGAAGGGGAGCTCACCGCGACGCAGAAGGTGAAGCGCCGCGCCATCGCCGCGCAGTTCTCGGACCTCATCGAGGGGATGTACCGGTGA
- a CDS encoding ABC transporter ATP-binding protein, whose amino-acid sequence MLEVRNLEVVYSDVILVLRGISLTVPAGAVVALLGANGAGKTTLLRAVSGLLDVHRGDITKGSVAFDGAEIHTRTAPEIVRRGLAQVMEGRRIFEELSVEDNLTAGAFTVGDAATRKARREEMLARFPVLAQRRKALAGYLSGGEQQMCALGRALMTAPRLLLLDEPSLGLAPLVVRQIGDIVRQVHAAGTSVLLVEQNAELALSLASYAYVLENGKIVKEGTSADLREDQDIREFYLGAGEAGRRSYRDVKTYRRKKRWSA is encoded by the coding sequence CTGCTCGAAGTGCGCAACCTCGAGGTCGTCTACTCCGACGTCATCCTCGTGCTGCGCGGGATCTCGCTCACCGTCCCGGCGGGAGCGGTCGTCGCGCTCCTCGGCGCCAATGGCGCCGGGAAGACGACGCTGCTCCGCGCGGTGAGCGGGCTGCTCGATGTGCATCGCGGCGACATCACCAAGGGGAGCGTCGCGTTCGACGGGGCCGAGATCCACACGCGCACGGCCCCGGAGATCGTGAGGCGGGGCCTCGCCCAAGTAATGGAAGGGCGCCGCATCTTCGAGGAGCTCTCGGTCGAGGACAACCTCACCGCCGGCGCCTTCACGGTCGGCGACGCCGCCACCCGCAAGGCGCGCCGCGAGGAGATGCTCGCGCGCTTTCCGGTCCTCGCGCAGCGCCGCAAGGCGCTCGCCGGTTACCTCTCTGGCGGCGAGCAGCAGATGTGCGCGCTGGGGCGCGCCCTCATGACCGCCCCACGCCTCCTCCTCCTCGATGAGCCCTCGCTCGGCCTCGCCCCACTCGTCGTCAGGCAGATCGGTGACATTGTCCGTCAGGTGCACGCCGCCGGGACCTCGGTCCTGCTCGTCGAGCAGAACGCCGAGCTCGCGCTGTCGCTCGCCTCGTACGCCTACGTCCTCGAGAACGGGAAGATCGTGAAGGAGGGGACCTCAGCCGACCTGCGCGAGGACCAGGACATCCGCGAGTTCTACCTCGGCGCCGGCGAGGCGGGGCGCCGCTCGTATCGCGACGTGAAGACGTACCGGCGCAAGAAGCGGTGGAGCGCGTGA
- a CDS encoding GNAT family N-acetyltransferase, which translates to MTRSEAQELFIYDLAVQPAYQRRGVGRLLVETLCRDAAAAGVPVAFVPADVEDDHAVAFYQALGGQAAPVTIFSFEVRAHDPPAVP; encoded by the coding sequence ATGACTCGCAGCGAGGCGCAGGAGCTGTTCATCTACGACCTGGCCGTGCAGCCGGCATACCAGCGCCGCGGGGTTGGGCGGCTCCTGGTCGAGACCCTCTGCCGAGACGCCGCCGCCGCCGGCGTGCCCGTCGCCTTCGTGCCGGCGGATGTAGAGGATGACCACGCCGTCGCCTTCTATCAGGCGCTCGGTGGGCAGGCGGCCCCCGTCACCATCTTCTCCTTCGAGGTCCGGGCACACGACCCTCCGGCCGTCCCCTAA
- a CDS encoding branched-chain amino acid ABC transporter permease — protein MSATVFERLLGASGASQDLTRRYADDARIFPSRLARVALAALFAVMIAAPFALDDFWTSVLIMGGITSIGAIGLNLLSGYTGQVSLGHAFFLGTGAYSAAWLTARFDLPFPLWLIGAGIIGGFIGGVAGPFALRLRGNYLVIVSLALVVLGQHVFENWTSVTGGLTGVSVRARVSFLGLDFARLSIPGLDAPLSRNHGFFYLIWGTVAVLALLAKNIVRTRPGRAMQAIRDRDVAAEVIGVSLVKYKVGAFVVSSAYAAVAGALYAAYARYVSPLDFGLPLSIQYIAMIVVGGMATIHGSILGALFLTAVPRLVEMLAPALSLATGPASGGGITIATVNQMIFGALIIAFLLFEPRGLSGIWLRLKLYFKAWPFSY, from the coding sequence ATGAGCGCCACCGTCTTCGAGCGTCTTCTCGGTGCGTCGGGCGCCAGCCAGGATCTCACGCGTCGTTATGCGGACGACGCGCGCATCTTCCCGAGCCGGCTCGCGCGCGTCGCGCTCGCCGCGCTCTTCGCCGTCATGATCGCCGCCCCGTTCGCCCTCGACGATTTCTGGACGTCGGTGCTGATCATGGGCGGCATCACGTCGATCGGCGCGATCGGGCTCAATCTCCTGAGCGGCTACACCGGGCAGGTCTCGCTCGGCCACGCCTTCTTCCTTGGCACCGGGGCCTACTCGGCGGCGTGGCTCACCGCGCGCTTCGACCTCCCCTTCCCGCTCTGGCTCATCGGGGCGGGGATCATCGGCGGCTTCATCGGCGGCGTCGCCGGCCCCTTCGCGTTGCGGCTGCGTGGCAACTATCTGGTCATCGTCTCGCTCGCCCTCGTCGTCCTCGGGCAGCACGTGTTCGAGAACTGGACCTCTGTCACCGGCGGCCTCACGGGAGTCTCCGTTCGCGCGCGTGTCTCGTTCCTCGGCCTCGACTTCGCACGCCTGTCGATTCCCGGGCTCGACGCGCCACTGTCACGCAACCACGGCTTCTTCTACCTGATCTGGGGAACGGTCGCCGTCCTCGCCCTCCTGGCCAAGAACATCGTGCGTACGCGCCCCGGGCGCGCGATGCAGGCCATCCGCGACCGCGACGTGGCTGCCGAGGTGATCGGGGTGAGCCTGGTGAAGTACAAAGTTGGCGCCTTCGTGGTCTCGAGTGCGTACGCCGCGGTGGCGGGAGCGCTGTATGCGGCATACGCTCGTTATGTGTCGCCGCTCGACTTCGGGCTTCCGCTCTCCATCCAGTACATCGCGATGATCGTCGTCGGCGGGATGGCGACGATTCACGGCTCGATCCTCGGCGCCCTCTTCCTCACCGCCGTGCCTCGCCTCGTCGAGATGCTCGCGCCGGCGCTCTCGCTCGCCACCGGGCCGGCGAGCGGGGGAGGAATCACGATCGCCACGGTCAACCAGATGATCTTCGGCGCCCTGATCATCGCCTTTCTCCTGTTCGAACCGCGCGGCCTCTCCGGCATCTGGTTGCGCCTCAAGCTCTACTTCAAGGCGTGGCCCTTCTCCTACTGA
- a CDS encoding DUF1801 domain-containing protein produces the protein MTARKTDKTSKPAGGKPAKRTAAEGKAAVRLPESMVTGKASPAKAAAGDKPVFAYIASLPQPQRGIAERVDALAAKTLPGLQRSVKWGMSYYGVGDGWCFSCGGFVDHVKLMFVNGAALRPVPPVTPVAMGKSTRGVEITSVDDIDERQIAAWMKQVAAVPGVGGKKR, from the coding sequence ATGACCGCGCGAAAGACTGACAAGACTTCCAAGCCCGCAGGCGGGAAGCCTGCCAAGCGGACGGCTGCGGAAGGCAAGGCTGCCGTGAGGCTGCCGGAATCCATGGTGACCGGCAAGGCGAGCCCGGCGAAGGCCGCGGCCGGCGACAAGCCGGTCTTCGCATACATCGCCAGTCTGCCGCAGCCGCAGCGCGGCATCGCGGAACGAGTCGATGCCCTCGCGGCCAAGACGCTTCCCGGCCTGCAGCGATCCGTGAAATGGGGCATGTCGTACTATGGCGTCGGCGACGGCTGGTGCTTCAGTTGCGGCGGATTCGTCGACCATGTCAAGCTCATGTTCGTGAACGGTGCAGCGCTCCGGCCGGTACCGCCCGTGACGCCGGTCGCGATGGGCAAATCCACGCGGGGTGTGGAGATTACGTCAGTGGACGACATCGACGAACGCCAAATCGCGGCGTGGATGAAGCAAGTCGCGGCGGTGCCCGGCGTTGGGGGGAAGAAGCGGTAG
- a CDS encoding CPBP family intramembrane metalloprotease gives MPWLIGAYQARDPSRQGTISPFGYVGLLGPLVVSLAVILFSGNKTLKADFRRRFDPRRIRPAYLGVAVAIPVGLMYLGILVSLLFGESADQLQVSRDANLVVMIVLAMILAPIIEEISWRGYGVDSLRAKLGGLSSAVLFGVLWSLWHVPLVLLPGTYQHELATIGEPLFLANFFVSAVPAAILANWLYYRNGRSILIGVLFHAAANASAEALSATQITKCIVSVLWLAVAVVVLVTDRTTFAAGPRTFLDDPQGDAITS, from the coding sequence GTGCCTTGGCTCATCGGCGCCTACCAGGCGAGGGACCCAAGCCGCCAGGGAACGATCTCTCCCTTCGGCTACGTCGGCCTGCTCGGTCCGTTGGTGGTGAGTCTGGCCGTGATCCTGTTCTCCGGGAACAAGACGCTCAAGGCCGATTTCCGCCGGCGCTTCGATCCCCGGCGCATCCGCCCGGCGTACCTCGGCGTCGCGGTCGCGATACCCGTCGGGCTGATGTATCTCGGGATTCTGGTTTCGTTGCTGTTCGGCGAAAGTGCCGATCAGCTCCAGGTGTCGCGCGACGCCAACCTCGTCGTGATGATCGTCCTCGCCATGATCCTCGCTCCGATCATCGAGGAGATCTCCTGGCGCGGCTACGGGGTGGACAGCCTGCGGGCCAAGCTGGGCGGCTTGTCGTCCGCGGTGCTGTTCGGCGTGCTGTGGTCGCTGTGGCACGTGCCGCTGGTGCTGCTCCCCGGAACCTACCAGCACGAGTTGGCCACGATCGGCGAGCCACTCTTCCTGGCGAACTTCTTCGTCAGCGCCGTCCCGGCCGCGATTCTCGCCAACTGGCTCTATTACCGGAACGGCCGGTCGATCCTCATCGGGGTGCTGTTCCATGCGGCGGCGAACGCGTCGGCGGAGGCGCTGAGCGCTACCCAAATCACCAAGTGCATCGTGAGCGTGTTGTGGCTCGCCGTCGCGGTGGTCGTGCTCGTCACCGATCGGACCACGTTCGCCGCCGGCCCCCGAACCTTCCTGGACGACCCGCAGGGCGACGCGATCACGAGCTGA
- a CDS encoding CPBP family intramembrane metalloprotease has translation MRNTAGALRRVAVFLAAYVLILFVASVPKGMVPRPFADLVWGTLSASGVLALTLWMLRRDRRSRSEIGLAADSGTAARLLAGVLLGVAVYAATVFLSSVLLGPIHLTPLAAPSVGAWALTVASFLALSCMEELGFRAYALRTLIPSIGEWPAQGVTAIAFGAGHLLFGWSWSSVLFGVIPSAILFGVAAVRTGGLSFPIGLHAAVNVASWTIGAKDTPGVWTPSVDRVHEVRMGTFAPFVGLGVTLLVAVMVARWPEARGTSSRIQRVESS, from the coding sequence ATGCGTAACACTGCCGGGGCGCTACGACGCGTCGCGGTCTTCCTCGCGGCCTACGTCCTCATCCTCTTCGTTGCATCGGTGCCGAAGGGGATGGTCCCACGCCCGTTCGCGGACCTCGTGTGGGGGACGCTCTCGGCGAGCGGCGTCCTCGCGCTCACGCTGTGGATGCTCCGTCGCGATCGCCGCTCGCGCTCGGAGATCGGACTCGCGGCCGACTCGGGAACGGCCGCACGACTGCTGGCGGGTGTGCTCCTGGGTGTCGCGGTGTACGCGGCGACGGTCTTCCTCTCCTCGGTGCTACTCGGTCCCATCCACCTAACGCCGCTGGCCGCGCCGAGCGTCGGGGCGTGGGCGTTGACGGTCGCGTCGTTCCTCGCGCTCTCGTGCATGGAGGAGCTTGGGTTCCGCGCCTACGCGTTGCGCACGCTCATCCCATCGATCGGCGAGTGGCCAGCCCAAGGGGTCACGGCGATTGCGTTCGGCGCAGGACACCTGCTCTTCGGTTGGTCGTGGTCGAGCGTGCTGTTCGGCGTGATCCCGAGCGCGATCCTCTTCGGAGTGGCCGCGGTGCGGACGGGCGGCCTATCGTTCCCCATCGGCCTGCACGCGGCAGTGAACGTCGCGTCGTGGACGATCGGGGCGAAGGACACACCGGGGGTGTGGACGCCGAGCGTGGACCGGGTGCATGAGGTGCGGATGGGGACGTTCGCGCCGTTCGTGGGGTTGGGGGTGACCCTGCTCGTGGCGGTGATGGTCGCGCGGTGGCCCGAGGCGCGTGGCACGTCCTCCCGGATCCAGCGCGTCGAGTCGTCCTGA
- a CDS encoding branched-chain amino acid ABC transporter permease — protein sequence MNDFFRYLVAGVSLGSVYALVSVGFVTIYKATGVVNFAQGGFVMLGAYVAATLRMTLGLPFPVAIMGAMVAMALLGAVVERLVLRPLVGKPVFSVTMVSLGLLILLEQFGGAFWGYDPVVLGDPWGIDTVALGAIAVKVADLWTIGAAGSVLVALWAFFTFSVRGVAMRATAADPEAALANGIGAGAVYGVAWAIAGAIAALAGILLASGSKGVDLTIGAIALRAFPAMILGGLDSPNGAVAGGIIIGLTEVLAAAYLTPNAPWLGNNVHVVAPYAVMLLVLLVRPYGIAGTPEIRRV from the coding sequence GTGAACGACTTCTTCCGGTACCTCGTCGCCGGCGTCTCGTTAGGATCGGTCTACGCCCTCGTGAGCGTCGGATTCGTCACCATCTACAAGGCAACGGGGGTGGTGAACTTCGCGCAGGGCGGCTTCGTCATGCTCGGCGCGTACGTGGCCGCAACGCTGCGCATGACGCTGGGGCTCCCCTTCCCCGTCGCCATCATGGGCGCGATGGTCGCGATGGCGCTGCTCGGTGCCGTCGTCGAGCGCCTCGTCCTGCGCCCGCTCGTCGGCAAACCCGTCTTCTCGGTGACGATGGTCTCCCTCGGGCTGCTCATCCTGCTCGAGCAGTTCGGCGGCGCCTTCTGGGGTTACGACCCGGTCGTGCTCGGCGACCCGTGGGGGATCGATACCGTGGCGTTAGGCGCGATCGCCGTGAAGGTCGCCGACCTCTGGACGATCGGCGCCGCCGGCAGCGTCCTCGTGGCGCTGTGGGCCTTCTTCACCTTCTCCGTGCGCGGCGTCGCGATGCGCGCCACCGCCGCCGACCCCGAGGCGGCGCTCGCCAACGGCATTGGCGCCGGCGCGGTCTACGGCGTCGCGTGGGCGATTGCCGGCGCGATCGCCGCGCTCGCCGGCATCCTGCTCGCCTCCGGCTCGAAGGGGGTCGACCTCACCATCGGTGCCATCGCCCTGCGGGCCTTCCCCGCGATGATCCTCGGCGGGCTCGATTCGCCGAACGGCGCCGTCGCCGGCGGGATCATCATCGGCCTCACCGAGGTCCTGGCCGCGGCGTACCTCACGCCGAACGCGCCATGGCTCGGCAACAACGTGCACGTCGTCGCCCCGTACGCCGTGATGCTCCTCGTCCTCCTCGTGCGCCCGTACGGCATCGCCGGGACGCCGGAGATCCGCCGCGTATGA